The Ictalurus punctatus breed USDA103 chromosome 6, Coco_2.0, whole genome shotgun sequence DNA segment GTATATAGGGCACTTCATGTATTAACAGTTATGTATTTGGAATTCGGCGCCAAGTTATCTAAGTAATTGCTGAGCGTGCATATTATTCACTTGTTTTCATAATATTTGCCCCTTATAATTATAATCTTTCCACATTTCTAGTTATAGAGCAAAACACTTGActataatgtttaaaaataagtggatgtttatttatttattgtcagtGTTTGGAAATGTAATCTGGATAAAAATcctgtaatttttttatttttaattttttttttctccccttataaaatttttttagatttacattataaattataaCTTATTCTTAGATAAGTGTCTTAAATGCTTCCTTTTCTGCACAGAGTAAAAGAGAGAAACCTGCCGAAGCTGTTTGCACGttgtttacttcctgtttacttttattttgtttacagtttGTTGTACGCTCTGAAAGAATAACTTACTGTTGTTGTAGCTCGAACATCCTGAGTGAGCCGGTGTGTCTGGGAGCCTGTGAGCATCTACTGTGCAGGTGGGTTAATACCACCTCACAACATGTTACAGCCGACCTCCCAGCATGCTACAGCCAGCCCTACGCCACGTAACAATCGGACATAATACCGTTACATCCATCGCCACACTCAAACTGTTACAACTGATGACACACCCTGTTACAACCTGCCATACACCATGTAACAATTGGCCATAATACTGTTACAACCACCGACACACTCAGATTGTTAAGACTGATGACGTACCGTGTTACAACCAGCCATACTCCATGTTACAACCAACGACACACTTTATAACTGACCTCACACTGTTACAACCAACAACACGCCGAGTTACAACCAACTTCACACCATGTTACATCTCACCAGCAGAGCATGTTATAGCAAACCTCCTACCATGCTACAACCGGCCATACACCATGTAACAATCGGCCATAATACCAATACAACCTATGACACACTCAAACTGTTACAACTGATGACACACCATGTTACAATCAGCCACACACCATGTTACATCCCATGTCGCAGCATGTTACAGCAGACCTCCCATCATGCTACAACCGACCTAATAACTGATGTTGCAACTGATGACACACTGTGTTACATCCCATCATCACAGCATGTTACAACCAGCCATACACTGTTACAACTGACCCAACACTGTTACACCCGACAGCACACTGTATTACAACCAACTACACACCATGTTAGAATTATGTGCATCTCCGTGTCTGTCagttagttgtgtgtgtgttggtccaGGTCGTGTGCGGGTCCTCGGGTGGGAGACGGCTGCAGTGTGTGTCTCAGTCCCTCCTGGGTGAAAGACGTCCACATCAACAGACAGATCAGTAACATCACACAGCTCTTCCTGCAGCTAGAGGCTGTGCTCCATCCTTCCGAGTGCTCGGGTAAATCAGACGTCGTAACGTGGATCCGTCGTTAATCACGCGTCACAGCACCGAGCAGCCACTGAAATtaaaatttattatatatatatatattttttttacagtcaacAATTACATGGGAACTTGAACTCTATCTGGCTCAGCCTGAACGTTCCTgccggggaaaaaaaacccacatatgCAAATATCGGGCTGAAAAATTCCGCTCTGCTAATGACTGTAATTACGTGATGCAATTAGTCACGGCGGTCTTTAGCTCGTAGCTCTCCTCAGAGACGGACAGGGCGGCGGATTTTTAACACGGCGAGCGCATTCCGGAGCTAGATATTTcgtttttctttaataacacACTTATATTTTCTCCTTCTTTATGTCGTGAAATAACCTCTACAAGGTTAATCAATGCTAATACAGCCATGTTGTCGTCAAGGTTTTAAGCACTGTGTACATTTAttgcactttattacacacacaccagcgtGTAGGTGTTTATTTAGAGACAGAGCGTCCTCGGGGTCAGTACTTAACCCTTTCATTAGAGGTTGACCGATTGATCGCTCAAACCGTCGGCtatcggcaaaaatccacaccgatcgTTTTCCCAGTCGCGCCATCGCGATAGCGGCTGAGAAGCGTCTGCGGGCGTTAAacggtacgagagcggcctctagaggcgaaatacaATTTTTCTTGTggtatttaaagtgtttttttttcccccattttggACGTCTCTATTTTTACTTGGAGTGTTCTGTTTGGTTCATTTTGGATTATGTCATATttgctgtaatatttattaatagtttatatatatatatatatatatatataaaaaaaggattaaacttaaagttacagctttatcctCTGActgtggagactccttccatgaacatCATCTTATAAACTGATTGATGCTGCTTTTCAGCGCCTCCTGCTGATTCTTCAGCACCCTCGCCGGGATCCTCCGTCCTCACCAAGAAGAAGAACTTTAAGATCTGGTTCAGTCCGAAGAGCCGTAAAGTGCGCTGTCGAGCGGAGAACCCAGCAGACTCGAATCTGTCTGCACCGCAACGCTCCGACTCCGGCGTCCTGTCCGTCTTCAacttcacctcctcctcctcccaggATTCAGGCTCCTCCACACCTCCCAGGGTGAGACGAGGGGCTGAGCAGAAGAAGACGATGACGGGACGAAAGAAACGAAAGCGCGTCGTTAGGAAGCAGATACGAGGCACCAGGATTCCGAGTAAGGAAAAGAAGATGAGGCTGGAGGCCGTGAACCAGCAGTGGGGGTTGGGGAAAGATGATCCGGTGGAGGACTCGGTGAAGCAGAACGAGGCGAGGTGCGGTAAGAGGGTATCCTTCCAGTGTCCAAGCGCTGAAGAAGACCAGCAGGAGGTTCTTCAGTGTGAGAAACGAGTGCTCAGGAGGAGCATCCTGAAAGACGGGACAGAGAAGACACCTGATCAAGCGCTCTCTGAGCTCCAGCCTCCTCGTTCTTCTCCGAAAAGATCCGAACCACGAGGTGGAAGTCCGCAGAGCACGCCGAAGCATCCCAGACAAGACAGATCTCCGAGCCAGAGggtgaggaggaggacgagATCAGGTCCGTCTTCAGAGACTTCCAGCATTTTTGAAAAATCCgtagaggaaaggaaagggaaggaaagCTCAGGGAGCTCTCCTGCCACTGGGAGGAGCCAGACTAGCCCCGCCTACATGAAGAGGAACCATAAAGGAGAGACGCCTCTGCACCTTGCTGCCATTAAGgtctgtgtttttattggaTTTGTTTAAGTATGCACTTCAGGTCTTGTAGTTTAGGTGTCTAATACGTGGAAGTGTATAAATTAGACGGTGAGAGTAATTTAAAAACGAGCGGATTTATGATGTGCAGGGTGACGTGGAGATGACGAAAGCGCTCCTGGAGCAGGGAGCCGACCCCAACCTGAAGGACCACGCCGGCTGGACCCCACTGGTCAGTaccgtctctctctcgttcCGTTCAGTCGTCATTCAGCCGAGCCGCTCCACTTATATCATTTAATTTACCATTCCCGTGATGTatgttttccacatttcatttacacctctctaaaaatACCTCCTTGAATGTAACTGTtgcctctttatttatttatttattttttgcttcgCGATTGAAGCTGGTGTTTCAGTCTGGATCTCGCCCCGGGAGGTTCGGTGTAAATGATGCGTTTAATCTGAGTTTAATAGCAAAGAGCTCAGACGCACTTATATCTACCATTTCAAACAtgtcagagtttttttttttttttttattattattattatgatgatgatttcaTTGTAATGTTTCATTGTGTCACTGCTGCTAATGCAAAGCGTAACAGGACACACAGTAAAGACTAACAGCAAATCCACACTATTTAAATGTGAAGGAAAAAATGTCGCTTGTTAGTGACATTACATTTTTCTGTGCGTTTAAATCATTATATAcgttcatatattttatatatatatataacgtatgtgtatatatatatatatatgtatgtatgtgtatatatatatgtatgtatatgtgtgtgtactgaattACATTCGCCCCCCATGTCTTCAGCACGAGGCGTGTAACCTGGGTCACATGGGTGTAGTGGAAGTGCTgctccagcagggggcgctgaTTAACACACCCGGATACGAGAACGACTCTCCTCTACACGACGCCGTGAGGAACGGCCACGCCTCTGTCGCCAAACTACTGCTTCAGCACGGCGCCTCGACCACTGTACTGtaagcgcacacacactcacgatTAGACCCTTACCCTTCAATTGCTCAGCTGTCTCATTTGTAAGTTCATTTACATAGAAGCATCATTCGAATAATATAAACATgctatatatgtgtataaaaaGTAGATTTTTCTTAAACTTAATCTTACAACTttagaagaattttttttcttttcggttGGCTCTTTTTGTTCCTGTTCCAAACGAActcagatttttaaaatcagGTTCTAATATGCAAAGCAGGTCCAGAAAAGGGGGCGGGGTTTggtttgcatattcatagaatATCGACTTGTTGacatttctgtgcatttttctgttgtgttatgacttcttttttttttttgtttgtttgtgaaacTACCCACATCAAGTGATTATTAGTTAAATATAGAAATTATTTGGGgtgaaatgtaatttaaaaaaaaaaaaaaaaaaagagttttaatGGTTTGTTTGCCTCCTGATTACCTCCAGCTTTAGGTGTAGATGATTCCAGCTTGGTCACATTAATGATGTCTCTCTCTGAATgtaccgagtgtgtgtgtgtagtttaggCGGTCGGTTCACTTTCAGTGGGACTCTGGGTTCATTCAGTAACGCTCGCCCTTTTGTCTGGAGCTCTTTTGTCTCCTGATTGTCCACAGCGGAGCTTCAGAGACACTGACGCTGTCCTGCTCGTCCTGCACAAAGCCAATCCACTACTGTCAGGAACAATCTGATTATTCTTTTATTCTTCTCTGAgagcatatacacacacacacgcagagagagagagagaacaggccTGGAGTCATGTTTAACCAGAGTCAGGCCTGTAAtggattgtttgtgtgtgtgtgtgtgtgtgtgtgtgtgtggatccaACAGTAATCCTCACTGCTCGCTGAGCCGATCCATGTTGCTCACGCTACAgcaatgtgcgtgtgtgtgtccactcTGCAGTAATCCTCACTGCTTGCtacagcagagtgtgtgtgagagagagtgagtgtgtgtggggagagaAGTACTTAGTGCTCATGAGAGAATTCATTGAGTGTGATAGATTTTGTTCTTGTGTTTAGTAGAGAGACTTGTATGTGTGCAGAgaaagcgcgcacacacacagcactacacTTCTCTTTCATGAATATAAACACGAGGTCCATCTGGGACGTGTAAGTGTTTAATCTGCATCGATACGTctcaggcgtgtgtgtgtgtgatttatgttTGAGCGGTGTGAGAGTACACATACCTCATATGGACCACGCTCTTTAGTGAAGTTCTTAAATTGTCGCGCCGGTTTCGGCATTGATCGCCATATCGGAAAAGAAATCGTGGTATCACTAGAAGATCctaatcctcctcctcctcgtttGTTGGCGAGAACGGATATTGTCCTGTAAATTGCCAGCGTATCCGTGGCACGTTTCTCACGCCGCTTGTTCCAGGTTTGTGCGGTTTTGAAAAGGGGAGAATCCCAGCGCCTCATGAATccaaatgatatattttacGGTCCAGTGGAGCTGTTAATTGTCCCCCAGGTGTTATTTGCATATTGACACTTAATCTGAACAAACAGCGTTCCGTCGTTTTCAGTCCTCCGATGAGTCGTGCTCGGTTTAAATCTCCCCTCAGGGACGTCTCCTCTCCGTCTCCTCTCATTAGCTGCTAGCAAACACGAGCGCGTTGACACGACGGATTTATCACGCGTTATTTGACTGTGCCGGGTTTGATTATGTAATAGCAGATTGTGTGTAATTATTACCAGGGCTGCTACGAGTAACCGATACAAATTGGTACCGGTACAAGTC contains these protein-coding regions:
- the bard1 gene encoding BRCA1-associated RING domain protein 1, yielding MASDPGAESDNGMWVKTREAMAHFRKLLLCSKCSNILSEPVCLGACEHLLCRSCAGPRVGDGCSVCLSPSWVKDVHINRQISNITQLFLQLEAVLHPSECSAPPADSSAPSPGSSVLTKKKNFKIWFSPKSRKVRCRAENPADSNLSAPQRSDSGVLSVFNFTSSSSQDSGSSTPPRVRRGAEQKKTMTGRKKRKRVVRKQIRGTRIPSKEKKMRLEAVNQQWGLGKDDPVEDSVKQNEARCGKRVSFQCPSAEEDQQEVLQCEKRVLRRSILKDGTEKTPDQALSELQPPRSSPKRSEPRGGSPQSTPKHPRQDRSPSQRVRRRTRSGPSSETSSIFEKSVEERKGKESSGSSPATGRSQTSPAYMKRNHKGETPLHLAAIKGDVEMTKALLEQGADPNLKDHAGWTPLHEACNLGHMGVVEVLLQQGALINTPGYENDSPLHDAVRNGHASVAKLLLQHGASTTVLNIFGLRPVDYATTPEMREVLSLVPEGPHSVTTPVSSPGNLSKSPALMKKDVKATLIGSKLTADQQNQLAKAARVLRGRRVESFSSAVTHVVVPDGPMPSTLTVLQGILNGCWVLTFRWLAECLQQGRRIEESEFEVAEGPQRARANRVSLLPPLFNGCFFYLLGSFHKPPRDELVQLVKAGGGQLLSRQPKADSDVTQTVTAAAYHARPDSDQALCTHYILYEPQSSSRPGPVRLGKVWSAPSSWLLDCIRAFSLLPVPEL